From the Montipora capricornis isolate CH-2021 chromosome 2, ASM3666992v2, whole genome shotgun sequence genome, one window contains:
- the LOC138037100 gene encoding uncharacterized protein — MTQTLFYDFNRDCTDSLKASLASSLRHSRKQGQDTYDRRTANQKKRMAVDLARDYAEGRLDEGEPGTDGEPKEGDETVNRGDFVAVVSEESTYVKPMVYIGQVKSIRQKEATLLYYKHIGTNLYKLELSVKECKEGIDSLVPVELQGTKKRAGVYKLMTSTRTIYKAVKG, encoded by the coding sequence ATGACTCAGACATTGTTCTATGATTTTAACAGGGACTGTACCGACTCTCTCAAGGCTTCGTTAGCATCTTCGCTCAGGCATTCACGAAAACAAGGGCAAGATACATACGATCGCCGCACAGCAAATCAGAAGAAACGAATGGCGGTCGACTTAGCCAGAGATTACGCAGAGGGCCGTCTGGATGAAGGGGAACCTGGGACCGATGGGGAACCAAAAGAGGGTGACGAGACAGTCAACAGGGGCGATTTCGTCGCCGTTGTATCAGAGGAAAGCACCTATGTGAAGCCAATGGTTTACATTGGCCAGGTCAAGTCCATAAGACAAAAAGAGGCGACGCTGTTATATTACAAACACATAGGCACCAATTTATATAAGCTTGAACTCTCGGTGAAAGAGTGCAAGGAAGGCATCGACAGCCTTGTTCCTGTGGAATTGCAAGGCACCAAAAAGCGAGCAGGTGTCTACAAACTCATGACTTCCACACGCACCATCTACAAGGCAGTCAAAGGGTAA